One window of Chryseobacterium indologenes genomic DNA carries:
- a CDS encoding CynX/NimT family MFS transporter → MMNNEVKKNASYVLLIINVLVVILISSNLRSPIVAVAPVLGEIRDALKLDNFQVSLLTSIPLFMFAACSVLVSRFSNKFGISKLLMYSLIILSFGLFLRISGSLWLLFLGSVFIGLGICIGNVVTPGYVKNNFPNQIGLMTGIFAVSMNLTAALASGFSVKIGELTGFGWKGSLGIWLIIAALGFLVLTLEFIFNKRNQNLPISTSGFNMFKSAQAWNISIFMGLQSLFYYCLVTWLPSFLADFNMQGESSGWVFFVIQITMIPVTFCCPIIASKMKDQRLMILFICTLMFGSTMMFVFLKSQWIYVNAVIIGISNGLSFSLSILFFSTRTKSSINAVKISGMAQSVGYLIAAFGPPLFGKLHDWDVSWNSSFYLLSSAVLLMLYFGMKAARNRYVED, encoded by the coding sequence ATGATGAATAATGAAGTAAAAAAGAATGCTTCGTATGTTTTGTTAATTATTAACGTTCTGGTAGTTATATTAATTTCCAGTAACCTCCGTTCTCCGATTGTGGCAGTAGCTCCTGTATTGGGTGAAATAAGAGATGCATTGAAACTGGATAATTTTCAGGTAAGTCTGCTTACCTCTATTCCACTGTTTATGTTTGCGGCCTGCTCTGTATTGGTCAGTAGGTTTTCTAATAAGTTCGGAATCAGTAAACTTCTGATGTATTCCCTGATTATTTTAAGTTTTGGCTTGTTTTTACGTATCAGCGGATCTCTTTGGCTGTTGTTTTTAGGTTCTGTATTCATTGGTTTAGGGATATGCATTGGAAATGTGGTTACTCCGGGATATGTTAAAAATAATTTTCCGAATCAGATTGGCCTTATGACGGGGATTTTTGCCGTATCCATGAATCTTACAGCAGCTTTGGCTTCTGGTTTTAGTGTAAAGATCGGGGAACTGACAGGTTTTGGATGGAAAGGCTCTTTAGGAATCTGGCTGATTATTGCGGCATTAGGTTTTCTTGTTTTAACATTGGAATTTATCTTTAATAAAAGAAATCAAAATCTTCCTATCAGTACTTCTGGTTTTAATATGTTCAAATCCGCTCAGGCATGGAATATCAGTATTTTTATGGGGCTGCAGTCCTTATTTTATTACTGTCTGGTGACGTGGCTGCCTTCATTTCTTGCAGATTTTAATATGCAGGGAGAAAGTTCCGGATGGGTTTTCTTTGTGATTCAGATTACGATGATTCCTGTGACGTTCTGCTGTCCGATTATTGCCAGCAAGATGAAAGATCAGAGGCTTATGATTCTTTTTATATGCACTCTGATGTTCGGAAGTACGATGATGTTTGTGTTCCTGAAATCTCAGTGGATTTATGTGAACGCTGTGATCATAGGAATTTCCAATGGTTTGTCTTTCAGTTTATCTATTCTGTTTTTTTCTACAAGAACGAAAAGCAGTATCAATGCTGTTAAGATTTCCGGAATGGCACAGTCTGTTGGATATCTGATTGCTGCATTTGGTCCTCCGTTATTTGGAAAATTACATGATTGGGATGTTTCCTGGAACAGCTCATTTT
- a CDS encoding helix-turn-helix domain-containing protein, with product MNANDSIKIDDLEKPYFVWFEENWVHDDVLHHHQKGQLVYVESGFQYITIDEKIYLLPQNYAVWIPPNAVHKTNSHSEKIKLMIMFADISTKKPFYNEINVFSVPPVLKEMIKYAEKWSKQTVSDNDENLFLKALFNELPQFVEHSLTLHISLPKDQRLTKIIKYLHHHYRDEIKMEDLSDAALLSFRTLERIFKKETGLTLSKYQQMLRIIKSLEFLSAGHLTISETAYEVGYRSVQAYTRSFLSVMQFRPTDFVKTIQ from the coding sequence ATGAACGCTAACGACAGTATAAAAATAGATGATCTTGAGAAACCTTATTTTGTATGGTTTGAAGAAAACTGGGTTCATGATGATGTTCTTCACCATCATCAGAAAGGCCAGCTTGTATATGTGGAAAGCGGTTTTCAGTACATTACTATTGATGAAAAAATTTATCTGCTCCCACAAAATTATGCGGTATGGATTCCTCCAAATGCAGTTCATAAAACCAATTCACATTCTGAAAAGATCAAGCTGATGATCATGTTTGCTGATATCAGCACAAAAAAACCTTTTTATAATGAGATCAATGTATTTTCTGTTCCCCCGGTTTTAAAAGAAATGATAAAATATGCAGAAAAATGGTCTAAGCAAACGGTTTCAGATAATGATGAAAACCTATTTCTGAAAGCATTGTTCAACGAACTTCCACAATTTGTAGAGCATTCATTAACTCTTCATATCAGTCTTCCAAAAGATCAGCGCCTTACAAAAATTATTAAGTATCTTCATCATCACTACCGGGATGAAATTAAAATGGAGGATCTCAGCGATGCAGCTCTTTTATCTTTCCGTACACTGGAACGTATTTTCAAAAAAGAAACCGGGCTCACCTTAAGTAAATACCAGCAGATGCTTCGTATCATTAAAAGTCTGGAGTTTCTGAGTGCCGGTCATCTTACCATTTCAGAAACAGCTTATGAAGTAGGGTACAGGAGTGTACAGGCCTATACCAGAAGTTTTCTGTCTGTGATGCAGTTCAGGCCTACAGATTTTGTTAAAACAATTCAATAG